gagacctgcaggaagttcttggctcccagcttcagaccggctcagctccagccgttgcggtcacttggggagtgaatcagcgaacgcaagatcttcctctatgtctctcctcctgtctgtacatctgactttctaataaaaataaatatttttttaagaacttcTTCCATCTTCCTTACATTGCAGTTTTTCAAGTTGGACTTCATGAGCTACCAGGATTTCCATGTCTTTTAAGTTTGCTTAATCACAGAGTTCCAATCTAGAACAGATAGCCCCTTGACCAGGCCACCATTCCTGCCAACAATAAACAGATCAAAGAGTCCTTTTCCAAGCCTCCATACCAGCAGAAGCGCTGCCAGATGGTATCTACCTGGACAAGGGACAGACTGACAGATCCCCTTGGGTGCCAGGCCCGGGCTGGGCATTTTCACAACAGGTGGCCTCCTTGGCAAACTTAGACACCTAGGGAGCAGATGGTGGCTTCAAAATGCGACAAGTTGGGAAACCAAGGCTCCCTCCAACCAAGTCAGCTCTGCAGCATCCCGCACACAGGAACAGCCGCtcagagcagcactgtgggacccCAACTGGCAACAATCCAGAGGAGCAAGAAACCCCAGataggggagatggggaggggggaCAGTGGCAGCAGCCAACAcccgcagcagcagaggccctggcccaccaCACCCGGTCCCCCCAAGCCCCGAGCTAACAAAGGCGTCTCAGTCACCGGCAGCCCAGAGCTCGCGTCTGGGCAGtctgccttcccccacccccctttgctcccaggcctggcagcAACACTGGGTCACTCAGCCCTGGCAGGGGACAATGACCACACTGTCGGCAGCCACACATTCACCACAGCAGAGTAAGTGACGGAGAATCAAACCCACCAGGGAATCACCACCACCCACTCTCCGGacagcccctgcctgcctctgcgGGCAGTCCCACACTGCAaggccctgcccacccctcccctgtGACTCAAGGCCAGCAGGCCAGTGTCTCCTGGTTTGTGTGTGTCCCTCGCCCCAACACACACCAATGAGCATCTGTACAGCTCATCACACCTTCCCAGCTCCCCTCACTTCCTCTTcctggggagagagccagctcAAGTTCCCAGGCCCTAGTGGGCCTGGGAGGAAGAGAAGGCGGGCTTCCAGGAACAGGAGCCACAAGGAAAAAGGCCGGCTGTTGGGAAGGGGGGTGAGGGCTGGGGCCCCAGGCTGGGAGGAGCCCCAACAGAAGAGAACAAATGAGGGCCCAAGCACCAGccagctgggcagggagcagTTAAGAGGGGGCCAGTAACCTGATCTCTAACCCcaaaccaggctttttccctcACTCCCACATCCTGTCAAGCTGGGCTAAACTCCTCCACTGGCCACAGAcagtccccacccctgccctggcctgccccagggAAGCCAGGACTGCAGCCCAAGGTGGGATCCTAGCGATGccccccacccacctcctctcaccacacacacactaacagagCTATCATGGGAAGGAATGGATCATGAATCACAGAACATTTACACgaatcccccagcccctggcacccTGCAGGACCAGTGACGAAGGAGCCTGGCACACTGCACTGTGAATTCCAGGCACTTTGCTGCTGTTAGATTGTGGAGTCggggaagctgaagccagaacccgGGGGCTGGAACAACCCGCAAGGAGTGGAAACCCTGCCTGCTGCTCAATGAGAAGCCTTGCAGCCCAAACTTGGCTGGGGCAGAAGAGCCTGCAGGCCCAAGCTAGGCCGGGCCACTAGGCCCAACGCCAAGAGGGCATGGCCAGTGGACAGCAAGCTCCCTGCGGGAGGCAGCCCCAGAGGAACTGCCCCACTAACCCCAAGAGAGGTGAGCACTCTTTCTGAGCAAGGAATGGAACCtagcggggggaggggaggcagcgaGGTTCCTCCCACGCTCTCAGGATATGATGCTGGGAACAACCATCCTCTGGTCTCAGTCAGCATCCCCTCAACATCGCGGGGACCCCCCAGCGGCACCCCGTCCGCCCCCCTTCCGTGAGGTCTAGGAAGGACTAAATCTTCGGGAGACACCCTGCCCCCAACTTTCCAACCAGAGTTccggagagggaggcaggggagaTTCTCTCACACGGCCCCGAGCCCTTCCGACCTAGCCCTGCCTCCAGCCACCGGCCAACTCCAGGAGCCGTCCAGGGCGGCGTCCCGACCCCGGCGCGCAGTGGCAGCCCCCCACTGGCTCACGCCCTGGCCCTATTCCCGCCATCGCCCCCTTCCCACCGGCGTCCGACCCAGGCCCAGCCGCCCGGGGCCAGGGCGCCCCCACGGGGCTCCAAGCCGCCCCCTTCGACCCAGGCCCGGCGTTCACACAAGACGAGCTGGGCAAGGGGAAGGCTGGGGGTTCCGACGCCCCAAGAGGCGAGAGCGCCTGCCGGGCAATACTCGGCGCCCTTCGCCGCAAGCCCGGGCAGGGCCGACCCAGCCCGACCCCCTCCACCCCCGCTCCACCCCGGACGCCGCTGCGTCCGAAGGGAGGCAACCAGGCCCACGCTCGGGCCAAAGCCCCTGGCCGACCGCGCCCCAAGCTCCGGGCGCGGAGAAGCGAGAGAAAGTGCTCTCCCGGGGCGAGTTCCCCAGACGCCCCgccgccccggccccggcccagGGTACCTTCCGCTCCGCCGCCTCCAGCTGCGCGGCCGGTGCCGGAGGCCGAGACTGACCCGAAGGCCCCCGCCCCGCCCTCCTTGAGCGCCGccgaggggaggagaggggcggGCCGGCAGGAGAGGGTCGGTCCGGGGGCGGCCCCAGCGCGCGGCCCGCCTCCGGCCCCAGTGCCCGACCGCCGCGCCTCGCTGCGCCCGCCGCTCGAGGTCCGGGGTGTCACTCCGGGGCAGTCGGGGGGCAGTGGGGCGAAGCCGCCGGGAGAGGCTCCGCTTGCAGAGAGGTGGGCGGCGAGCGAAGCAGCGGGACCCGCAAGGACTCCGCTGGAGCCCCCCGCGGCCAGCCCCTGGGGCGGACCGGCGTCGGGAAAGTTGAGAGGCGCTCGGGGTGGGGTCAGGCAGGGCCGCTGCTGCCCTCCGGTGGCCAGCCGGGCGCTGGCTCCTGCAGCACCTGAGACCTGGGCTCAGGGAGGCGTGGCTGGCCAAGGGCGGCCCCAGGGCGCCCACCCTGGGCCGAGAATCCTTTGCCATCCCTCAGCCAGACCTCCGTTCCACTTCCATGCATGGGTTTCCATAGGTTCAATTCCTACTTACTCCACAACAGTCACACCCGCGAATGCTTCGGGAGTCTCAGGTGCAAAATTCAGTTCCTACTcctgtggtattttttttttattattacagccagatatacacagaggaggagagacagagaggaagatcttccgtccgatgtttcactccccaagtgagccgcaacgggccggtgcgcgccgatctgatgccgggaaccaggaacctcttccaggtctcccacgcgggtgcagggtcccaatgcattgggctgtcctcgactgctttcccaggccacaagcagggagctggatgggaagtggagctaccgggatcagaaccggcgcccatatgggatcccggggctttcaaggcgaggactttttagccgctaggccacgccgcggggccctccTGTGGTATTTTTTCCAAATGATTAGGGACCCTAGCCCTCTCTGAATGCGGCTTGCAGTGTTTATCAGTATGTGTGTCTCCTTCCTGGTAAGGTCGCCGCCGAGTGGGCAGGCCGGTgcacaaagaaagaaatccttcAACCTTTCTGTTAGCTTGTGATGGGGACACGACTGGCTCACCTTTTAACACTCATTACTGctctctggggtgtgtgtgtgcaaactGCATCTCAGAAAAAGTGGTGTGCAGAAATGTGCATGCGTTGTAAGTAACCACAAGAATTCATGGGGCCTGCCAGGCTCCCATGCTGGACTTTTCTCCTGCCCTTTCTCACATTCCCACGTGCGGCTGTTTGTGGCACTTAATGGGGCTTCAACAAATATTTCCTGAATGAATGAACATTAAAAGTGGtacctactttttttaaaaaaagatttttattggaaattcagatatacagagaggagtagagactgAGTAAGATCctttgtccattggttcactccccaaatggccacagcagccagagctggaacctcttccgggtctccaacatggttCCAGgatccttaactgttttcccaggccacaaacagcaagttggatgggaagtggagcgaccaggacatgaaccagtgcccatatgagatcctggcatgctcaaggtgaggacttcagccactaggctattgtgccagacccagtggtagacttttaaaaaaaattttagttatttagttattaaagatttattttatttttaacgcaaagtcagatatacagagaggaggagaaacagagaggatgatcttccatccaatggttcactccccaagtgaccacaacagctggagctgagccaatctgaagccaggagccagaaacttcttttgggtccctcatgtgggtgtagggtcccaaagctttgggccatcctcgactgcttttccagaccacaagcagaagctggataggaagcagggctgtcaggatacaaactagtgcccatatagggtccTGACACAGTCAAGGCGActgctttagccattaggccacagtgccgggcctaGTAGTACTGACTTTCTTCAAGATGTAGAGTATCGTGGTGCAGAAGATGAAGCTGTGGCCtgtagctctggcatcccatgtgagcatggTTTGGAGTCTaggctgatccagttccctgctaatcctCATGGGAGAGcatctgaggatggcccaaatgcttaggcctcTCTGTAAGTCCCCACTTCCCTTCACCCCAACCtggtaggagacttggaagaagttcctgatttccTGGCTTCCCCCTGGCCCTAATCTGGCTGTGCTGACCATCtgaagagagaaccagcagatggaagcgctcttTGTGActataccttttaaataaatagatcatttttttaaaaaaaaatctggtgcccagtgcagtaacctagcatagcagctaaagtccttccttgaacacactgggatcccgtatgggcaccggttctaatcctggcagccctgcttcccatccagctccctgcttgtggcctgggaaagcagtcaaggacggcccaaagccttgggactctgcacccatgtgggagacctggaaaaggctcctgccagctctggatcggctcagctttggctgttacggctgctaggagagtgaatcaaaagatggaagatcttcctgtctctcctcctctctatatctgactttccaatataaataaaactttttaaaaatatctgaagtGCAAGTCACATGTGAGAAATGTGGGGACAGGTCCTAAGCCTGGTCACGTCTCTGTTCAATAATCATTCATTATGAGTGAAGAGAGTTACATCACATAAATTTCTGCCCCTTACAGCCTAAGTGAGAAATACAATTTCCAGCTAGCTCACATTTATAGAATTCTTATCACAAAGACCTGGATCTACCTTGGTCCTTACAGCAACCTAATGAGGGggcagcagcattttttttttgaaggaattacattgtttttcatttcttccaaattttctgtttcttcttgatattgagtgaaggagaaagataaagggagaagtcacatccagcctcccaaacgtCCCGGTACTCACGGATAGGGAACCCTCACCCCAGTATCAACCCAGCATTCTGCTATGGTTCTGAGAGTTCTGaacaagtggtttggatagttctaaaTGGCCGTggatttcaccgatccaagggtgaggcagtTCTCCTAGTGTCCATTGGCCGACATAGtggacctcaagtctccattcacccagattcttgctgtcatcgtttgctggggtagttgtccaatttgctctgttcttcctctgctatggtaccaaatggactgccatattctccattcTCATCAGAATCCgtttccactgctccacctttttaacttgcaggcaggcccaaggaccagggtcaggtgacccaagccccaccagatcccaCGCCCCCAGGACTCACAAACctagcacccaccatgcaggtagGCCAACAGACCCAGGGCAGGCGACCTGACCCCTGTTGGATCTCCCACGACTGGAGCtccacagacctggcacccaccttgcTGGTGGGCCGCAGGACCCAGACCAGGTGACTGGAGTCCCACGGGATCCTGGGGCAGCAGTATTTTCTCTACTTCACTGGGTAGCAAATGGAAGCTCACAAAGATGGCAGAACTAGTGCTGGCCCCTACACCAAACAGAGCCCAAACAGGTGGACTTTGGAGCCCCTGCTCTTAAATGCTATTTGGTCCCGACTCTTAACACAGTTATAATCCAGGAGGTAATGCCTGTGATGAAGGTACACACAGACTGTAGGACACTTGATCCCCAAGGACAGGATATGTGTTCAAGATTAGGAGGCATCTAAACTTCGAGTAACaggggccagaattgtggcatagtaagctaaaccACTGTCTGCGATGCCACATCCCCTATCTGAGCACCAaactgagttccagctgctcagcttctgatctagctgcctgctgaggtgcctgggaaagcaatggagaatgacctAAGTACCTGAGCCCCTTGCCAGCCATCTGGAGATCTGGCTAGAACTCTGGAcccctggcccaatcccagttgttgtggccattgtgAGGAAATCTGTCATTCTCCTCTTCAaacgaagtttttttttttttcttaacattcatttgtttttatttgaaagtcaaatttacagaaagatcctgcatctgcaggCCAACTCCCGACatgccgcaatgactggagctgagctggtatgaagccagaagtctcttctgggtcccccagatggaggcagggcccagggacttgagccattctcctctgccttcctaatCCACAAgctagatgggcagtggagcagccaggacacaaaccaggacccaCTTGGGATGCCGGTGCTGATAGGTGGCatattagcctgttgaaccactggaTGGGCCCCTCAAACAggtattttttagaaatttaagaaacttgggcctggcggcgtgggctagcggctaaagtcctcgccttgaacaccccgggatcccatatgggcgccggttctaatcccggcagccctgcttcccatccagctccctgcttgtggcctgggaaagtagtcgaggatggcccaatgcattgggaccctgcacccgcgtgggagacctggaagaggttcctggttcctggcttcggattggcgtaccggccattgtggctcacttggggagtgaatcatcggacggaagatcttcctctctgtctctcctcctatctgtatatctgactttgtcataaaaataaatctttaaaaaaaaaaaaaaaaaaaaagaaatttaagaaacttgggcctggcacaatagcatagcagctaaagtcttcaccttgtacgcaccaggatcccatatgggtgccagttctaatatcagctgttctacttcccatctagctccctgcttgtggcctgggaaagtagtcgaggacagtccaaacccttggcaccctgcacccacatgggagacctggaagaagctcctggctcctggcttgggattggctcagctccagccattggcgcttggagagtaaaccat
This window of the Ochotona princeps isolate mOchPri1 chromosome 2, mOchPri1.hap1, whole genome shotgun sequence genome carries:
- the LOC131478025 gene encoding proline-rich protein 2-like, whose protein sequence is MASGQQAPCGRQPQRNCPTNPKRGPAARGQGAPTGLQAAPFDPGPAFTQDELGKGKAGGSDAPRGESACRAILGALRRKPGQGRPSPTPSTPAPPRTPLRPKGGNQAHARAKAPGRPRPKLRARRSERKCSPGASSPDAPPPRPRPRVPSAPPPPAARPVPEAETDPKAPAPPSLSAAEGRRGAGRQERVGPGAAPARGPPPAPVPDRRASLRPPLERGGRRAKQRDPQGLRWSPPRPAPGADRRRES